In Treponema sp. OMZ 798, the following proteins share a genomic window:
- a CDS encoding S41 family peptidase, translating into MKKQFLFILIFIFIFSFSCSDYTNGDEVRFISYKKMLSDYEYFWDFIYKGYPFSEVCERNGADLKKMKIKNYESLSGLASENAYLAFYDRLCRQITIGKSIGHLYAVDKYDYKYVFKTSMIGGPFITKVSLIDGFYSKLIGGRSSIEAEKNIFYCDFFNDELPCYSCDIYTGFLKRIIEPGKIAYVKLDSFLIVNREIEHQYLRDLKDFFIETADYKHIIIDIQNNGGGYADNYEEIISPNIKENLTIVSYGLYNENKYTNPYLEMFFKDYRDIKKIEKREVPNIENCGTVKNDKAYKLEDVIEPSYILDYKPCEDKKFWLLVSDGVYSAADRFTYVCKKTGFATVVGTNTKGAGNNGLWPMYIVLPNSGLLIKFDFIYGLTDGGYCTDEFGTAPDIYNLPGKDALETCLEEIKKLGEKTNF; encoded by the coding sequence ATGAAAAAACAATTTTTATTTATTTTAATATTTATTTTTATTTTTTCTTTTTCATGTTCGGATTATACAAATGGCGATGAAGTCAGATTTATTTCTTATAAAAAAATGCTATCCGATTATGAATATTTTTGGGATTTTATTTATAAAGGCTATCCCTTTAGTGAAGTATGTGAGCGTAATGGTGCCGATTTAAAGAAAATGAAAATAAAAAATTATGAGTCCTTATCGGGTCTGGCCTCTGAAAATGCTTATCTTGCCTTTTATGATAGACTGTGCAGACAAATAACGATAGGAAAATCAATCGGCCATTTATATGCTGTGGATAAATATGATTACAAATATGTATTTAAGACATCAATGATAGGAGGTCCGTTTATTACTAAGGTTTCACTTATAGACGGTTTTTATTCTAAGCTGATAGGCGGAAGATCAAGTATTGAAGCCGAGAAAAATATATTCTATTGTGATTTTTTTAATGATGAACTTCCTTGTTATTCATGTGATATTTATACGGGGTTTTTAAAACGCATAATAGAACCGGGTAAAATAGCTTATGTAAAATTGGACTCATTTTTAATAGTAAACCGGGAGATAGAACATCAATATCTTAGAGATTTAAAAGATTTTTTTATTGAAACTGCCGATTACAAACATATTATTATAGACATACAAAATAACGGAGGCGGGTACGCCGATAACTACGAAGAAATAATATCTCCAAATATAAAGGAAAATCTGACAATAGTCTCTTATGGGCTTTATAACGAAAATAAATATACGAATCCTTATTTGGAAATGTTTTTTAAAGATTATAGAGATATAAAAAAGATAGAAAAACGTGAAGTTCCGAATATAGAAAACTGCGGTACCGTAAAAAATGATAAGGCTTATAAATTGGAAGATGTAATTGAACCTTCTTATATTTTAGATTATAAGCCTTGTGAAGATAAAAAATTTTGGCTTTTAGTAAGCGATGGTGTATATTCAGCAGCAGATCGTTTTACTTATGTGTGTAAAAAAACGGGTTTTGCTACAGTTGTTGGGACTAATACAAAAGGAGCCGGAAATAACGGTTTATGGCCTATGTACATCGTTCTTCCCAACAGCGGTTTATTGATAAAGTTTGATTTTATATATGGTCTAACCGATGGCGGTTATTGCACGGATGAATTCGGCACTGCTCCCGATATTTATAATCTACCTGGTAAGGATGCCTTAGAGACCTGTTTGGAAGAGATAAAAAAATTAGGGGAAAAGACAAACTTTTGA